One window of Paenibacillus albicereus genomic DNA carries:
- a CDS encoding aminotransferase class I/II-fold pyridoxal phosphate-dependent enzyme: protein MKIESRLAQIGSIQEPVTGAVSFPVYQATAFRHPRLGESTGFDYARTKSPTRAVLEEAAAELESGDAAFACSSGMAALQTIFALFSQGDHLIVSLDLYGGTYRLLERIMSRFGVTTSYVDTNDIEAMDKLLQPNTKAVLIETPTNPLMMVTDIEAVCTWAKAKGILTIVDNTLLTPFFQRPLELGADIVIHSATKYLGGHNDVLAGLIVTKGKELSAEMAVLHNSIGAVLGPQDSWLLMRGMKTLALRMERHQYNATRLAEYLQGHDAIAEVFYPALPDHPGHDVQNRQSSGNTGIFSFKVKDARYVEPILRRIRLIAFAESLGGVESLMTYPAVQTHADIPEEIRRAVGVDDRLLRFSVGIEHADDLIADLGQALEAARREIAGEVTA from the coding sequence ATGAAGATTGAAAGCCGCCTTGCCCAGATCGGATCCATCCAAGAGCCCGTCACCGGCGCCGTCAGCTTCCCGGTGTACCAGGCGACGGCGTTCCGCCATCCCCGCCTCGGCGAAAGCACCGGCTTCGACTACGCCCGCACCAAAAGCCCGACCCGAGCCGTCCTCGAGGAAGCGGCCGCCGAGCTGGAATCAGGCGACGCCGCCTTCGCCTGCAGCTCCGGCATGGCCGCGCTGCAGACGATCTTCGCGCTGTTCAGCCAAGGCGACCATCTGATCGTCTCGCTCGACCTGTACGGCGGCACGTACCGCCTGCTGGAGCGGATCATGTCGCGCTTCGGCGTCACGACCTCCTACGTCGACACGAACGACATCGAGGCGATGGACAAGCTGCTGCAGCCGAATACGAAAGCCGTCCTCATCGAGACGCCGACGAATCCGCTCATGATGGTCACGGACATCGAGGCCGTCTGTACGTGGGCCAAGGCCAAGGGCATCCTGACGATCGTGGACAACACGCTGCTGACGCCGTTTTTCCAGCGCCCGCTCGAGCTCGGCGCCGACATCGTCATCCATAGCGCGACCAAGTACCTCGGCGGCCACAACGACGTGCTTGCCGGGCTCATCGTGACGAAGGGCAAGGAGCTGTCGGCCGAGATGGCCGTGCTGCACAACTCGATCGGCGCCGTGCTCGGCCCGCAGGATTCCTGGCTGCTCATGCGCGGCATGAAGACGCTGGCGCTGCGCATGGAGCGCCATCAATACAACGCGACCCGCCTGGCCGAATACCTCCAAGGGCATGACGCGATCGCGGAAGTGTTCTACCCGGCGCTCCCCGATCATCCGGGCCATGACGTGCAGAACCGCCAGTCGTCCGGCAACACGGGCATCTTCTCCTTCAAGGTCAAGGACGCGCGCTATGTCGAGCCGATCCTGCGGCGCATCCGGCTGATCGCTTTCGCCGAGAGCCTCGGCGGCGTAGAGTCGCTCATGACGTATCCGGCCGTGCAGACGCATGCCGACATTCCGGAGGAGATCCGCCGCGCCGTCGGCGTCGACGACCGGCTGCTGCGCTTCTCCGTCGGCATCGAGCATGCCGACGACCTGATCGCCGATCTCGGGCAGGCGCTCGAGGCGGCCCGCCGGGAGATCGCTGGCGAGGTGACGGCATGA
- a CDS encoding sulfurtransferase TusA family protein, whose product MKADRYLDAKGLACPMPIVQTKKAMKDMQTGEVLEVHTTDQGARSDLAAWAKSSGNELLHGSEEQGVLKFWLKKG is encoded by the coding sequence ATGAAAGCGGACCGTTATCTGGATGCGAAAGGATTGGCTTGTCCGATGCCGATCGTCCAAACGAAAAAAGCGATGAAGGACATGCAGACCGGCGAGGTGCTCGAAGTGCATACGACGGACCAAGGCGCGCGCAGCGATCTGGCGGCATGGGCCAAATCCAGCGGGAACGAGCTTCTTCACGGGAGCGAAGAGCAGGGCGTGCTGAAATTCTGGCTGAAAAAGGGCTGA
- the metA gene encoding homoserine O-acetyltransferase MetA produces the protein MPIKVPDHLPAKEVLAEENIFVMDESIAYQQDIRPLRIAILNLMPTKETTETQLLRLIGNTPLQVEVVLLHPQSHTSKNTSSQHLQSFYKTFGEVAHLYFDGLIITGAPVEHLPFEQVTYWEELKDIMDWSRSHVTSTFHICWAAQAGLYHHYGVEKYDLDQKIFGVYPHTIRKRNVSLLRGFDELFFVPQSRHTDVRREDIERISDLQILSESPDAGVYLVASKDGRQIFVTGHSEYDPETLKYEYDRDIAKGMDIALPANYYPGNDPARQPLSTWRAHANLLYSNWLNYYVYQQTPFELGAHI, from the coding sequence ATGCCGATCAAAGTGCCTGACCATCTGCCGGCCAAGGAAGTGCTGGCGGAGGAAAATATTTTCGTCATGGACGAGAGCATCGCCTACCAGCAGGACATCCGTCCGCTGCGGATCGCGATCCTGAACCTGATGCCGACCAAGGAGACGACCGAGACGCAGCTGCTGCGCCTGATCGGCAACACGCCGCTGCAGGTCGAGGTCGTGCTGCTGCATCCGCAGTCCCACACGTCCAAGAATACGAGCTCCCAGCATCTGCAGTCGTTCTACAAGACGTTCGGCGAGGTGGCCCACCTGTACTTCGACGGCCTCATCATCACCGGCGCCCCGGTCGAGCATCTGCCGTTCGAGCAGGTCACCTACTGGGAGGAGCTCAAGGACATCATGGACTGGAGCCGCAGCCACGTCACCTCGACCTTCCATATCTGCTGGGCGGCGCAGGCGGGGCTGTACCATCATTACGGAGTGGAAAAATACGACCTGGACCAGAAGATTTTCGGCGTCTACCCGCACACGATCCGCAAACGCAACGTCAGCCTGCTGCGCGGCTTCGACGAGCTGTTCTTCGTGCCGCAGTCGCGGCATACGGACGTGCGCCGCGAGGACATCGAGCGCATCTCCGACCTGCAGATCCTGTCCGAATCGCCGGATGCCGGCGTCTATCTCGTCGCCTCCAAGGACGGACGGCAGATTTTCGTCACGGGCCATTCGGAGTACGATCCGGAGACGCTCAAGTACGAGTACGACCGCGACATCGCCAAAGGGATGGACATCGCGCTGCCGGCCAACTATTATCCGGGCAACGATCCGGCCCGGCAGCCGCTGTCGACCTGGAGAGCCCATGCCAACCTGCTCTACAGCAACTGGCTCAACTATTACGTGTACCAGCAGACGCCGTTCGAGCTTGGCGCGCATATCTGA
- a CDS encoding MBL fold metallo-hydrolase: MMREVEAAELASKAIGGDSLFILDVRNEEAFRDWKVEGEGFRYLNVPYYDLIDGVENILDRLPADEDILVVCAKEGSSRMIAEMLDGHGRQVGYLKGGMKAWSEHLVPLKVGDLAGGGELFQFNRIGKGCLSYMAISGDEAALFDATRMTEVYLDFAKRRGVQIRHVFDTHLHADHISGGRSIAEAASASYWLPPKDAEQVLYRYEPLEPGLELAVGSSSIRIEALETPGHTIGSMSFIIDGSYLLTGDILFVDSIGRPDLAGSAQDWVGDLRETLYVRYRALSEELLVLPAHFMVMEELNADGTVSRPLGELLRRNHGLNVKDEQEFRSMVTEQLPPQPNAYQEIRQTNMGRLQPGEEQQREMEIGPNRCAVR; encoded by the coding sequence ATGATGAGAGAAGTGGAAGCGGCGGAGCTTGCGTCGAAAGCGATCGGCGGCGATTCCCTGTTCATTCTGGACGTGCGCAACGAAGAGGCTTTCCGGGATTGGAAGGTCGAGGGAGAAGGCTTTCGCTACTTGAACGTACCCTATTACGACCTGATCGACGGAGTGGAGAACATTCTGGACCGTCTTCCGGCGGATGAAGACATTCTTGTCGTCTGCGCCAAGGAAGGATCGTCGAGGATGATCGCGGAGATGCTGGACGGGCACGGGCGGCAAGTCGGGTATCTGAAGGGCGGCATGAAAGCCTGGAGCGAGCATCTGGTGCCGCTGAAGGTCGGGGATCTGGCTGGCGGAGGAGAGCTGTTCCAGTTCAACCGCATCGGGAAGGGATGCCTGTCCTACATGGCGATCTCCGGAGACGAAGCGGCGCTGTTCGATGCGACGCGCATGACGGAGGTCTACCTCGACTTTGCGAAGCGGCGCGGCGTCCAGATTCGGCATGTCTTCGATACGCATCTTCATGCCGACCATATTTCGGGAGGCCGGAGCATCGCGGAAGCCGCTTCGGCGAGCTATTGGCTGCCGCCCAAAGACGCGGAGCAGGTTCTTTACCGCTACGAGCCGCTGGAGCCGGGACTCGAACTTGCGGTCGGCTCGTCGAGCATCCGGATCGAGGCGCTGGAAACTCCCGGCCATACGATCGGCTCGATGTCCTTCATCATCGACGGCAGCTATCTGCTGACGGGAGACATCCTGTTCGTCGACTCGATCGGCCGGCCGGATCTTGCCGGATCGGCGCAAGACTGGGTCGGCGATCTGAGGGAGACGCTGTACGTGCGCTACCGGGCCCTTTCGGAAGAACTGCTCGTGCTGCCCGCGCACTTCATGGTCATGGAGGAGCTCAACGCGGACGGCACCGTCTCCCGCCCGCTCGGCGAGCTGCTTCGCCGCAATCATGGCCTGAACGTCAAGGACGAGCAGGAGTTCCGTTCGATGGTGACGGAGCAGCTGCCCCCGCAGCCCAACGCTTATCAAGAAATCCGGCAGACGAATATGGGGCGGCTGCAGCCCGGCGAGGAGCAGCAGCGGGAGATGGAGATCGGGCCGAACCGCTGTGCGGTGAGATGA
- a CDS encoding sulfurtransferase TusA family protein: MTIPSDQKLDAKGLACPMPIVRTKKAMKELGEGLVLEIEATDAGSTSDLKAWAQSAGHQYLGTKEEQGVLRHYVRKAASTEQAAAEEGRHEAVAELDALREKLNGGALLLDVREPAEYAFGHIPGAISIPLGELEQRRSELDAESELYVICRSGTRSDLAARLLTEAGFRRVFNVVPGMNGWTGELEAIDGKPVKEESR; this comes from the coding sequence GTGACCATACCTAGCGATCAAAAGCTGGATGCGAAAGGGCTTGCCTGCCCGATGCCGATCGTGCGCACCAAAAAAGCGATGAAGGAGCTCGGCGAGGGTCTGGTGCTTGAAATCGAAGCGACGGATGCGGGCTCGACCTCCGATCTCAAAGCGTGGGCGCAAAGCGCCGGCCATCAGTACCTGGGCACGAAGGAGGAGCAGGGCGTGCTACGCCATTATGTCCGCAAGGCGGCCAGCACCGAGCAAGCAGCAGCGGAAGAGGGACGGCACGAGGCGGTCGCGGAGCTGGACGCGCTGAGGGAGAAGCTCAACGGCGGAGCGCTGCTGCTGGATGTGAGGGAGCCGGCGGAGTATGCTTTCGGCCACATCCCGGGGGCGATCTCCATTCCGCTGGGCGAGCTGGAGCAGCGCCGGTCGGAGCTGGATGCGGAGTCGGAGCTGTATGTCATCTGCCGGTCCGGCACGCGCAGCGATCTGGCGGCGAGGCTGCTGACGGAAGCGGGCTTCCGGCGCGTGTTCAATGTCGTGCCCGGCATGAACGGGTGGACGGGGGAACTGGAAGCCATCGATGGAAAACCGGTCAAGGAGGAGAGCCGATGA
- a CDS encoding metal-sensitive transcriptional regulator: protein MEYQDPIKNRVKRIEGQLRGILSMMEQQENCKDVISQLSATRTAIDRTIGVIVSANLVECVREGEKNGEDAEKLIKEAVELLVRSR from the coding sequence GTGGAGTATCAGGATCCGATCAAGAACCGCGTCAAGCGGATCGAAGGCCAGCTCCGGGGCATCCTGAGCATGATGGAGCAGCAGGAGAACTGCAAGGACGTCATCTCGCAGCTGTCCGCCACGCGCACGGCCATCGACCGGACGATCGGCGTCATCGTCAGCGCCAACCTGGTGGAATGCGTGCGCGAGGGAGAGAAGAACGGCGAGGATGCCGAGAAGCTCATCAAGGAAGCGGTGGAGCTGCTCGTGCGCAGCCGTTGA
- a CDS encoding S-layer homology domain-containing protein: MFKKWSAAALAACLLAPLAIPPAAAAAAPADSAQSPGRQQPYAWSRAAVVGGGYIPGIIYSEAESGLAYARTDMGGAYRRDASTGGKWKQLLEGVGMEEWNLLGVESIAADPSDPDRVYAALGTYTNDWTDMNGFMYRSGDRGDSWQRTELPFKLGGNMPGRNMGERLAVDPNDGRVLFFGARSGNGLWKSSDAGATWARVASFSAVGQVADDYMKDPLGIAWVVFDKTTGQPGRPTPTLYAGTAERTSPIYRSTDAGETWQPVPGQPEQGFLPNRGVLARDGRLYVSYAKDIGPYNGGEGSLWVLDTASGAWTDISPEGAGSTSSPYGGLAVDAQNPDIVMAATLNKWWPDEQIYRSLDGGRSWTPFWTFGTYPERDNKYELDYALSPWLDWGRKTDPLPETSPKLGWMIGDLKIDPFDSDSFLYGTGATMYGSDNATAMDRPVTVGGDVYGKVRISVKAEGIEETAVLGLVSPPSGAPLLSAMGDIGGFRHADLSRAPEMMTNPYIGSSTDIDYAELDPNRVVRVGNVSGSDVGIGVSHDNGVTWQPGTNPWGGGASVNGGFVAMGADGGSIVWGAEGQPIHHSVDDGASWTASAGIPAGAVVASDRVDPERFYGFAEGVLYASEDGGATFAPSGAEGLPRKITSKLKAVPGREGEVWIAGGRDNKNPEDAFGLYRSTDSGATFERLDGIEEAVTIGFGKAAPGQDEPALYSYAKLDGQWGIYRSDDGGADWIRINDDAHQFGAANRAITGDPRVYGRVYVATNGLGIVVGEPSGEIEPQPGTSPDPQPSAEPSPSVSPDPQPSAEPSPSVSPDPQPSTEPSPSVSPDPQPSAEPSPSVSPDPQPSVDPSPTAAPPAPPSPTPAPTASAAPSAAPSASPAASPSPSAAPPSFADVTDAHWAAEAVAGLASLGLVQGTANGRFEPARPITRAEFTALLVRALRLPAAEAGAAPFADVPAGSWHAAAASAASAAGLVRGTASGRFEPDAPLRRQDMAVLLERARQRLAASRNAPLEPAAAAFRDAGDISGYARASVQALAAAGILGGDAEGRLLPTKSATRAEAAAALWRLLQAAPQG, translated from the coding sequence ATGTTCAAGAAATGGAGCGCCGCCGCCCTCGCGGCCTGCCTGCTCGCGCCGCTGGCCATCCCGCCTGCGGCCGCAGCGGCCGCGCCGGCGGACAGCGCGCAATCGCCCGGGCGCCAGCAGCCGTACGCCTGGAGCCGCGCCGCCGTCGTCGGAGGCGGCTACATTCCCGGCATCATCTACAGCGAGGCGGAATCCGGGCTCGCCTACGCGCGCACCGACATGGGCGGCGCCTACCGCCGCGACGCCTCGACCGGAGGCAAGTGGAAGCAGCTGCTCGAGGGCGTCGGCATGGAGGAATGGAACCTGCTCGGCGTCGAGAGCATCGCGGCCGATCCGTCGGATCCCGACCGGGTCTATGCCGCTCTCGGCACGTACACGAACGACTGGACGGACATGAACGGCTTCATGTACCGGTCCGGCGACCGCGGCGACAGCTGGCAGCGGACGGAGCTTCCGTTCAAGCTCGGCGGCAACATGCCGGGGCGCAACATGGGCGAGCGGCTCGCCGTCGATCCGAACGACGGGCGGGTGCTGTTTTTCGGAGCGCGCAGCGGCAACGGCCTCTGGAAAAGCTCCGACGCCGGCGCGACCTGGGCGCGCGTCGCGTCGTTCTCCGCGGTCGGCCAAGTCGCGGACGACTATATGAAGGATCCGCTCGGCATCGCCTGGGTCGTCTTCGACAAGACCACCGGGCAGCCGGGCCGCCCGACGCCGACGCTCTATGCCGGAACGGCTGAGCGGACGAGCCCGATCTACCGCTCGACGGACGCCGGCGAGACATGGCAGCCGGTTCCGGGCCAGCCGGAGCAGGGCTTCCTGCCGAACCGAGGAGTCCTTGCCCGCGATGGCCGCCTCTACGTCAGCTACGCCAAGGACATCGGGCCTTACAACGGCGGAGAAGGCTCGCTCTGGGTGCTCGATACGGCGAGCGGCGCCTGGACCGACATCAGCCCGGAAGGGGCCGGCTCCACCTCCAGCCCGTACGGCGGGCTTGCGGTCGACGCGCAGAACCCCGACATCGTGATGGCCGCTACGCTGAACAAATGGTGGCCGGACGAGCAGATCTACCGCAGCCTCGACGGCGGACGCAGCTGGACGCCGTTCTGGACATTCGGCACTTATCCGGAGCGCGACAACAAGTACGAGCTGGATTATGCCCTGTCCCCGTGGCTCGACTGGGGCCGCAAAACCGATCCGCTGCCGGAGACGTCGCCGAAGCTCGGCTGGATGATCGGCGACCTCAAGATCGACCCGTTCGATTCCGACTCCTTCCTCTACGGGACCGGAGCGACGATGTACGGATCGGACAACGCGACCGCGATGGACCGTCCGGTCACGGTCGGCGGCGACGTGTACGGGAAGGTGCGCATCTCCGTCAAAGCCGAGGGCATCGAGGAGACCGCCGTGCTCGGCCTGGTCAGCCCGCCGTCCGGCGCGCCGCTGCTCAGCGCGATGGGCGACATCGGCGGCTTCCGGCATGCCGACCTGAGCCGCGCGCCCGAGATGATGACGAATCCGTATATCGGCTCCAGCACCGACATCGACTATGCCGAGCTGGATCCGAACCGTGTCGTGCGCGTCGGCAACGTCTCCGGCAGCGATGTCGGCATCGGCGTCTCGCATGACAACGGCGTCACCTGGCAGCCCGGCACCAATCCTTGGGGCGGCGGCGCATCCGTGAACGGCGGCTTCGTCGCCATGGGCGCCGATGGCGGCTCGATCGTCTGGGGAGCGGAAGGCCAACCGATCCATCATTCGGTCGACGACGGCGCGAGCTGGACCGCATCGGCAGGCATCCCGGCCGGCGCGGTCGTCGCCTCGGACCGGGTCGATCCCGAGCGCTTCTACGGCTTCGCGGAAGGCGTGCTGTATGCGAGCGAGGACGGCGGAGCGACCTTCGCGCCGAGCGGCGCCGAGGGACTGCCGCGCAAGATCACGAGCAAGCTCAAAGCCGTGCCCGGCCGGGAGGGCGAGGTATGGATCGCCGGCGGACGGGACAACAAGAACCCGGAGGACGCGTTCGGGCTATACCGCTCGACCGACTCCGGCGCGACGTTCGAGCGCCTGGACGGCATCGAGGAGGCGGTCACGATCGGCTTCGGCAAAGCCGCTCCGGGACAGGATGAGCCGGCCTTGTACAGCTACGCCAAGCTGGACGGGCAGTGGGGCATCTACCGCTCCGACGACGGCGGCGCGGACTGGATCCGCATCAACGATGACGCCCATCAGTTCGGCGCCGCCAACCGCGCGATCACCGGCGATCCGCGCGTGTACGGCCGCGTCTACGTCGCGACGAACGGCCTCGGCATCGTCGTCGGCGAGCCGTCCGGCGAGATCGAGCCGCAGCCGGGCACGAGTCCCGACCCGCAGCCGAGCGCGGAGCCGAGTCCGAGCGTGAGCCCGGACCCGCAGCCGAGCGCGGAGCCGAGTCCGAGCGTGAGCCCGGACCCGCAGCCGAGCACGGAGCCGAGTCCGAGCGTTAGTCCCGACCCGCAGCCGAGCGCGGAGCCGAGTCCGAGCGTGAGCCCGGACCCGCAGCCTAGCGTTGATCCGTCTCCGACAGCCGCCCCTCCGGCGCCCCCTTCCCCGACGCCGGCTCCGACGGCGAGCGCCGCGCCGTCCGCGGCGCCAAGCGCTTCTCCGGCCGCATCCCCATCGCCGTCCGCCGCTCCGCCTTCGTTCGCCGACGTGACCGACGCGCATTGGGCTGCGGAAGCCGTCGCCGGACTCGCGAGCCTCGGCCTCGTGCAAGGCACAGCGAACGGCCGCTTCGAGCCTGCGCGGCCGATTACGAGAGCTGAGTTCACCGCCCTGCTCGTCCGCGCGCTGCGCCTGCCTGCGGCCGAGGCGGGGGCCGCGCCGTTCGCCGACGTGCCGGCCGGCTCCTGGCATGCGGCCGCAGCGAGCGCCGCGTCGGCCGCCGGCCTCGTGCGCGGCACCGCGAGCGGCCGCTTCGAGCCGGACGCGCCGCTGCGCCGGCAGGACATGGCCGTGCTGCTCGAGCGCGCGCGGCAGCGGCTGGCGGCATCGCGGAACGCGCCGCTGGAACCCGCCGCCGCCGCGTTCCGCGATGCCGGCGACATTTCCGGCTACGCCCGCGCTTCGGTGCAGGCGCTGGCCGCGGCCGGCATCCTCGGCGGAGACGCCGAGGGCAGGCTGCTGCCCACCAAGTCCGCGACGCGCGCCGAAGCGGCGGCCGCGCTCTGGCGCTTGCTGCAAGCTGCACCGCAAGGCTGA
- the uraA gene encoding uracil permease yields MKKEIGVLERPSIGPGMLLSLQHLFAMFGSTVLVPNLLGVDPAICLLMNGIGTLFYILITKGKIPAYLGSSFAFIVPALTVIGTQASGGGYAAALGGFIAAGVVFTIVAIIVQLAGTGWIHVLFPPAAMGAIVTVIGLELIPVAAGMAGWINRSPGSDWTPNTDAILLSIATLLLTVLGSVLFRGFLKIIPILIGIVGGYLLAWGMGLTGEAGKAVGEAAWLKLPVFTTPEFHLSAMLVIVPAAFVVIAEHVGHLVVTGNIVGKDLSKDPGLHRSMLGNGISTILSGFVGATPNTTYGENIGVLAITRVYSTFVIGGAAVIAIALSFLGKVSALIAFIPEPVMGGVSLLLFGVIAASGLRMLVESKIDYGRPTNLYLTTIVLVAGLSGAKIVIGDFSLSGMGLATVAAIVFSLLFKLFEVTGLSNDKEESAH; encoded by the coding sequence ATGAAAAAAGAAATCGGAGTGCTGGAGCGGCCGTCAATCGGCCCGGGCATGCTGCTGAGCCTGCAGCATCTGTTCGCGATGTTCGGCTCGACCGTGCTCGTGCCGAACCTGCTCGGCGTCGATCCTGCCATCTGCCTGCTCATGAACGGCATCGGCACGCTGTTCTACATCCTTATCACCAAAGGCAAGATTCCGGCCTATCTCGGCTCGAGCTTCGCCTTCATCGTGCCGGCTCTGACCGTCATCGGCACCCAGGCGTCGGGAGGCGGCTACGCGGCCGCGCTCGGAGGCTTCATCGCCGCCGGCGTCGTATTCACGATCGTCGCCATCATCGTGCAGCTCGCCGGCACCGGCTGGATCCACGTCCTCTTCCCGCCGGCCGCGATGGGCGCGATCGTCACCGTCATCGGCCTCGAGCTGATCCCGGTCGCCGCGGGCATGGCCGGCTGGATCAACCGCAGCCCGGGCAGCGACTGGACGCCGAATACGGATGCGATCCTGCTGTCGATCGCCACGCTGCTGCTCACCGTGCTCGGCTCGGTGCTGTTCCGCGGCTTCCTGAAGATCATCCCGATCCTGATCGGCATCGTCGGCGGCTATCTGCTCGCCTGGGGCATGGGACTGACGGGAGAAGCGGGCAAAGCCGTGGGAGAAGCCGCCTGGCTGAAGCTGCCGGTGTTCACCACGCCGGAATTCCACTTGAGCGCGATGCTCGTCATCGTGCCGGCGGCATTCGTCGTCATCGCCGAGCATGTCGGCCATCTGGTCGTCACCGGCAACATCGTCGGCAAGGACCTGTCCAAGGATCCGGGCCTGCACCGCTCGATGCTCGGCAACGGCATCAGCACGATCCTGTCCGGCTTCGTCGGCGCGACGCCGAACACGACGTACGGCGAGAACATCGGCGTGCTGGCGATCACGCGCGTCTACTCGACGTTCGTCATCGGCGGCGCGGCCGTCATCGCGATCGCGCTCAGCTTCCTGGGCAAAGTGTCGGCGCTCATCGCCTTCATCCCCGAGCCGGTCATGGGCGGCGTATCGCTGCTGCTGTTCGGCGTCATCGCCGCCTCGGGACTGCGCATGCTCGTCGAGTCCAAGATCGACTACGGCCGTCCGACGAACCTGTACCTGACCACGATCGTGCTCGTCGCGGGCCTCAGCGGCGCGAAGATCGTCATCGGCGACTTCTCCCTGTCGGGCATGGGCCTCGCCACCGTCGCCGCCATCGTGTTCAGCCTGCTGTTCAAGCTGTTCGAGGTGACCGGCCTGTCCAACGACAAGGAAGAGTCGGCTCACTGA
- a CDS encoding DsrE/DsrF/DrsH-like family protein: MEETKKTTIVLFSGDYDKAMAAYIIANGAAAYDHEVTIFHTFWGLNALRKEESVKLTSPKGFMEKMFGGMMPRGADRMGLSKMNFAGMGQKMIKQVMRKHNAVPLPKLIEMAQEQEVKLVACTMTMDLLGLQKAELLDGIEYAGVAAYLGDAEQGRVNLFI, translated from the coding sequence ATGGAAGAAACGAAAAAAACGACGATCGTCTTGTTCAGCGGCGACTACGACAAGGCGATGGCCGCCTACATTATCGCCAACGGCGCAGCGGCATATGACCACGAGGTGACGATTTTCCATACCTTCTGGGGACTGAACGCGCTGCGCAAGGAAGAATCGGTTAAGTTGACCTCCCCTAAAGGGTTCATGGAAAAAATGTTCGGCGGCATGATGCCTCGCGGAGCAGACCGCATGGGGCTCTCCAAAATGAATTTCGCGGGCATGGGCCAGAAAATGATCAAGCAGGTCATGCGCAAGCATAATGCCGTGCCGCTGCCGAAGCTGATCGAGATGGCCCAGGAGCAGGAGGTCAAGCTGGTCGCGTGCACGATGACGATGGACTTGCTGGGACTGCAGAAAGCCGAGCTTCTCGACGGCATCGAATACGCCGGCGTGGCGGCTTATCTGGGCGATGCGGAGCAGGGCCGGGTCAATTTGTTTATTTAA
- a CDS encoding trans-sulfuration enzyme family protein: MSGRELSERGGPKSPSERRFATKLLHFGGEIDAVTGASSVPIHQASTFHHHDIYNPPAFDYSRSGNPTRAAVESAIALLEGGTRGFAFASGMAAISSALLLLSAGDHIIVTEDVYGGTYRLLTTILTRMNIETTFVDMTDLDAVRAALKPNTAAVFMETPSNPTLKITDVAAVAAWAKERGLLTMVDNTFMTPYHQRPLELGVDIVLHSATKFLGGHSDVLAGLAVTKDEALGKRLYALQNGLGAVLAPQEGWLLLRGMKTLQARMEQSERSARRLAEWLAARGDIARVYYPGLPEHPGRDVHERQSLGYGAVVSFDVGSGERAKRVLSRVQLPLVAVSLGAVESILSYPAMMSHAAMPPEVRAERGIGDGLLRYSVGLEHVDDLLEDLEQALGGADS; the protein is encoded by the coding sequence ATGAGCGGCCGCGAGCTCAGCGAGCGCGGAGGACCAAAATCGCCCTCCGAGCGCCGCTTCGCCACGAAGCTGCTGCATTTCGGCGGCGAGATCGATGCCGTCACCGGCGCCTCCAGCGTCCCGATCCACCAGGCGTCGACGTTCCATCACCACGACATCTACAACCCGCCGGCGTTCGATTACAGCCGCTCCGGCAACCCGACCCGCGCGGCGGTGGAGAGCGCGATCGCGCTGCTCGAGGGCGGCACGCGCGGCTTCGCCTTCGCCTCCGGCATGGCGGCGATCTCGAGCGCGCTGCTGCTGCTGTCGGCGGGCGACCACATCATCGTGACCGAGGACGTCTACGGCGGCACGTACCGGCTGCTGACGACGATCCTGACGCGGATGAACATCGAGACGACGTTCGTGGACATGACCGACCTCGATGCGGTCCGGGCGGCGCTCAAGCCGAATACGGCCGCCGTCTTCATGGAGACGCCGTCCAATCCGACGCTCAAGATCACCGATGTCGCCGCCGTCGCCGCCTGGGCCAAGGAGCGCGGCCTGCTCACGATGGTCGACAATACGTTCATGACGCCTTACCATCAGCGTCCGCTCGAGCTGGGCGTGGACATCGTGCTGCATAGCGCGACCAAGTTCCTCGGCGGCCACAGCGACGTGCTGGCGGGGCTGGCGGTGACCAAGGACGAGGCTCTCGGCAAAAGGCTCTACGCGCTGCAGAACGGCCTCGGCGCCGTGCTCGCCCCGCAGGAGGGCTGGCTGCTCCTGCGCGGCATGAAGACGCTGCAGGCCCGCATGGAGCAGAGCGAGCGCAGCGCGAGGCGGCTCGCCGAATGGCTTGCCGCGCGCGGCGATATCGCCCGCGTCTACTATCCGGGCCTGCCGGAGCATCCCGGCCGCGACGTGCATGAGCGCCAGTCGCTCGGCTACGGAGCCGTCGTCTCGTTCGACGTCGGCAGCGGCGAGCGGGCCAAGCGCGTGCTGAGCCGCGTGCAGCTGCCGCTCGTTGCGGTCAGCCTCGGCGCCGTCGAGAGCATCCTCTCCTATCCGGCGATGATGTCGCATGCCGCGATGCCGCCGGAGGTCCGCGCCGAGCGCGGCATCGGCGACGGGCTGCTGCGCTACTCCGTCGGCCTGGAGCATGTCGACGACCTGCTCGAGGATCTGGAGCAGGCGCTCGGCGGGGCCGATTCCTAG